The sequence TTTTCAACGTATCGGCTCATTTTTTCGGCAAGCTCGGCCATGACGTCCATTTGGGCCTGGGAAGCCATATCCCGGCCTGAAGCAACAGGGTGTGGGGAGGCGGATTTCCGTATGGCCACAGCAGAGAGTTTGGGACTTACGGAAAAGCTGTCGCACACCGGACACTGCAGAAGCCCCTGCTCCTGCTGCCGGTTAAGGTCATCCCGATCATCAAACCAGCCTTCAAACACATGGCCGTTAATGCATTCTAAATCAAATACTATCATTTTAGTGAGCTATACGTTATTTCACCATTTTTTTCAATTGAGAAATGCGCTCCAAATCCTGTTGCGAGCGCACACAGGGGAACAGGCTGTTATTGGTCAGTGCCGGATGGGCCGCGATATCAAAACGGGCATTTTTGACGGCATCCGTCCACATGGGGGTATGGGGAATGGGGGTGTAATAGGCTAAAACCGGGGTTAGCCCTAAGCCTTTCACCAGGGTGATGGACCCTTCCACCTCATCAAGGTTCTGGCCGGGCAGTCCGCATAAAAGGTAGGCGCCCAGCTGATCCTTTGCAAATCCTGCGGTGCGCAGGTGATCCACGGCCATAAGAAATTCATTCCGTTTCACCTTAATGTCGTGGCGATGGCTTGAAAAATCTGCGGTTTCAAGCCCTAAGCGGATGGTTTTAAAGTTTGCCTTGAACATCAGATCCGCTGCTTTTGCCGAAATCTCTTTGATGTGTACGGCATTCGGGGTATGAAAAAAAATGTCCATTTTTGCATCAATAATGCGTTCCAGCAGGGGGAATGCGTATTTTTCAGGCTGTATCAGAAGCGCATCATCGTAAAAGGCAAAATTTTTCACCTGAAAATTGTTGTGCCAATGGCAAATCTCCTGAAACACATGTTCAGGGGAACGCCGCCGAAACCGAGGTTCAAGAAAGGACGACGCACAGTATTCGCAGGAAAAGGGACACCCCCGGGAGGTGAGAATCGGGGCATAGGCCATGGTGTCCTGGAGATCCAGGGCGGCAAAAGGCGTGGTATCAAGATCTGCCGGGTCCGGTATGTGATTCAGGGTAAATCCGGTGTACGTTTCAACCAGATCTGAAAGAATGGGTTCGGCCGGGCCGGTGACGACATGGTCCGCCCCGGAATATTTCCGGGCATGGGTTTCACAAAGGCTTGCGTAAATACCGCCCAACACCACGGGCACACCGGGAAAAATATTTTTAATCAGGGCAATGGTTTCAGCCACACCCGTGGCCCAATAGGTCATGAGTGATGTGACCAGAATCAGGTCAGGCCGATCCATTGCCATAAGATCCTGTTCAATCCACTCCTTTAACGCCCCGTACCGGGTGAATTTTTTACTGATGTGCCCCAGATGGGCGTTAAGCTCCTGAGGTAAAGGAATCGGGGTTTTGTCAAAGGGGCCTCTGCCGTCCCAATACACCTTGACATGATTTGTTTTCCGGGGGTGAAACCGATTCATGCAGTCCAGAAATGAGACCCGCACGCGGTTCTGCCGCAGGATGGCGGCAATGGTGAAAAGACCCAAGGGCCGGGCCCAGAAATCAAAGGCCGCAAAATCATGGACCCAGGGGTTGACGCAAAGAATATGGGGCGGATCAGTTTTCAAAATACTGCATGGAGGTTTTTTTCAGCTCCCGGCGGGAAAACAGCAGGTGATAATTTTTTTCACCTGTGGATTCGGAAAGTTTTGCAGCAATGGCAAAGCATTCGTCTTCGGAAGCCCCGTGAACCATGGTGTATAGATTCTTATCCCACCCAGGCGCAGGATTTCTCCGATAGCAATGGGTGACCTCACGAAAGGATGCCATGATACTGCCCACCTCTTCCACCCGCTCCTCAGGCACTTTCCAGGCCACCATGGCATTGGCCTTAAATCCTGATTTCTGATGTTTGAGTGTGGCACCAAACCGCCTGATCATATTTTTGTCATTGAGACCGGACAAAATTTCAAGGAATTTTTCCTCTGAAATGCCAATCTGTTCTGCCATGACAAGATAGGGGCGTTTGCAGACCGGAATATCGGTCTGCAGCAATGAAATTACTTTTTTTTCCAGGTCTGTGAGGGATGTTGTCATAAACTTTTTTTCCAAAGCCCTTTTTGGAGGCTGCGTTTTTATCACTCGATGATCAAGTTTTTGTTAATTTGCCCAACTTCGGCGTTGGAAAAAATTTTTAATCCTCAAAATATATTGTATATTCCTCCGGTTAAAAATTTTTCCCGCCTTGAATTTGAACAAATTCCCTAAAAACTTGATGATCGAGTATCAATTTTTTTATCTGGGAACAATGCCATAATTTCATCTTCACCGGCACCGCAGATGCCGCGTTCGGTGATGAATCCGGTTACAAGGCGGGCCGGGGTCACGTCAAATGCGTGGTTGGCGGCCGGACTATTTTCCGGGGGCACCAGAACAGATGAAATTTTTCCATCAAAAAAACCTTGCACATATTTAATCTCGTCCGGGTCCCGCTCTTCAATGGGAATATCTTTTACACCATCGGTGATGGTCCAGTCAAAGGTGGATGAGGGCAGCGCCACATAAAAGGGCACATGGTTGTCCCGGGCAGCCAGCGCCTTGAGATAGGTGCCGATTTTGTTGGCCACATCGCCGGCCCGGGTAGTGCGATCCGTGCCGACAAGAACCAGATCCACCATGCCGTGCTGCATGAGATGGCCCCCGGCGTTATCCGTGATCACGGTATGACGGATGCCATGTTTACCAAGCTCCCAGGCGGTGAGGCGCGATCCCTGGTTCAAGGGCCGTGTTTCATCCACCCAGACATGAATGTCAATGCCTGCATCAAAGGCGGTGTACATGGGCGCTGTGGCCGTGCCGTACTCAATGCAGGCAAGCCACCCTGCATTGCAGTGGGTTAAAATATTTACGGGCTGACCGTTTTTCTTTTCAGCAATCTCTTTGATGATGGACAGACCAAATTCACCGATTTTTTGGCAATTCACCGCCTCTTCTTCCACAATGCCCAAGGCTTCCGTCAAGGCTGCCGTCACCCGGGCATCATATCCGGACGCATTGAGGGCTTTTTCCATGACCCGGTCCACGCCCCAGGCCAGATTGGTGGCAGTAGGCCGGGCATCACGAAGGCGTGCGCACTCACGCTTAAACCATGTATCATCCGCACCCTGGTTATCCTTCTGCACCAGGATGACATAGACACCCAAGGCCCCTGTGGCACCGATCAACGGGGCGCCTCTGACATACATATCCTTGATGGCATGAATGACCAGATCATTGGTTGTCAGGTCTTGAACAATCAGTTCATGGGGCAGGCGCCTTTGGTCTATGACCTTGACGGTTTTTGACTCATTATCAAACCAGATGGGCCGCATCTGTTTTCCATCCACATTCATGGTGTGTTTCCTTCGGGATTTTAGTTTTCCAAATTCTTATATCTCAAACGGCTAATTTGTACAATAAAACCCCAAACCGGATCAGGAATCAAGGCGCAATGATATTTTAAGCAAATGGAAATATCAAAAACTTATTCTGTCAAACTGCGAATAAACGGGCCTGTGGCATCCACCCCTTTTTGCTCCACCTCCCGGATGGTTTGGGAACCCACCACGGCAATGTCGGCTTTGCCCACAAGAAAATCAATGTCTGCTTTTTCCTTTACCCCGAATCCCACGGCCGTAGGCAGCCGGGTTGACTTTCGGCACCTTGCCAGGTAACTGCCCATGTCAGATGAGAACTGGGTTTCTTTTCCGGTCACCCCTTTTCTTGCCAGACAGTAAATAAAGCCTGTAGCATGGGTATCGATCATCTTCATACGCTGGTCCGAGGTTTCCGGAGAAAAAATGAACACGGCTGACAGATCATGTTTATTCATGGCTGACAGATAGTCATTCGCCTCTTCCGGGGGAAGATCCGGGACAATGGCGCCTTTAACCCCGATTTCCGACATGCGGGCGGCAAAGGCATCCATGCCATATTTATAAAGGATATTGCCATAGGTCATGAACAAAAACGGAATGTCAAAGCTGTCTGACACTTTTTGGGCAAAATCAAAACATTGTTCCACGGTGGCACCGCTGTCAAGGGCGGCCTGGTTGGCTTTGAGAATCACCGGCCCGTCTGCCATGGGTTCTGAAAACGGAATCTGCAGCTCCATTAAGTCTACGCCTGCGTCCACCATCTGCCGGACTATTTCAAAGGAGGCCTCAAAGGAAGGGTAGCCCATGACAATATGGGTCATCAACAAAATATCTTTTTTCTTTCGCTGTTCCCGGATATAGGTTTCCAGAAAGGCGGGGGCAGGTGCCTGGGTTTTAGTTTCAGTCATTTTGATATTCTCCAGCTTTAGAACAGATAAATTCTTTCCATTTGGGATCGCCAATGGCATCGGCCACGGTAAAGATGTCTTTATCTCCCCGGCCGGACTGGTTGATGATGATAATATCATCCGTTGACATGCTCGCAACTTCCTTAAAGGCGCCTGCAAAGGCATGGCAAGACTCCAAAGCCGGGATAATACCTTCCATCCGCATGGTCAGCTTCAAGGCGTCCACCACCTCGGTATCCGTGGCATATTCAAACCGGGCTTTACCCTGATCGTGCATATTAGCAAGAATGGGGGAAACACCGACATAGTCCAGACCTGCGGAAATGGAGTGGGTCTCTTTCATCTGACCGTCACTGTTCTGCAGAAAATAGGTTTTATAGCCCTGGGCGATGCCGAAACTGGCATCTTCGGAGCAAAGCCGGGATGCGTGACGGCCCGACGCAATACCTTCGCCCCCGGCCTCCACACCCACAAGTTCAACCGGATCATCCATGAATCCCTGGAAAAGCCCCATGGCATTGGAACCGCCGCCCACGCAGGCAAACACCTTGGTCGGCAGCCGGCCTTCGGCTTTCATAATCTGGGCACGGGCCTCCTTTCCAATAATCGACTGGAACCAGGAGACCATTTCAGGGAAGGGGTGGGGTCCACAGGCGGTTCCCAGGACATAGTGGGTGGTGTCCATATTTGTGACCCAGTCCCTGAACGCCTCGTTGATGGCATCTTTGAGAATCCGGGTGCCGTCGGTGACCGGCACCACGGTGGCGCCGAGCTGCTCCATCCAGAACACATTGGGCCGCTGGCGCAGTACATCCACCTCACCCATATAGATGGTGCAGTCAAATCCGAACTTGGCCGCCATGGTGGCCGTGGCCACCCCATGCTGGCCGGCGCCGGTTTCGGCAATCACCCGTTTTTTACCCATTCTTTTGACTAAAAGCCCCTGTCCCATAACGTTATTGGCCTTATGGGCGCCTGTGTGGTTCAGATCTTCCCGTTTAATATAAATTTTTGCCCCGCCAAAATGCCGGGTAAGGTTCTCGGCATAGGTCAACGGCGTGGGACGGCAGGAATATGTTGCCATCAGGGTTTCATATTCTTCCCAGAAATGCTTGTCTTCTTTGGCCTGCCTGAACTGGGCATTCAACTCCTCAAAGGTGGCCACAAGAATTTCAGGTAAAAATGCCCCGCCAAAGGGGCCGTAATATCCGCGTTTTTTCATATAATCCTCCAAAAGGAAACCCCGTCCTTCAGGTCGGGGAGGAATTTTGGATTGCTAAATTATACCCGTTTTGACGGGATATGATTTGGCAATAACGCCAGGAAATACCCTGGGCTGTTCCTGTTTTTGTTTGAATATTAAAGCTACCGGTTTTTCGAACAGCAACCCTTCCAATATAACTCCCTTGCTTTTTGCCTTTTGGGACGTCAGCTTTTACGATGTCTCCGGTGGCAAAATCATGCACAGCCTTTTTCCGCATTAAATAACCCCGGGGCAAACCGGCAGCATTGACTCTTGTTCTTTGGTAGCTGCCCCGGCCCATGGCTTTGATCAAGAGGACACTTTGTTTCCAGCCGGTAACTGCGTATGTTTTGCCGGTACAAGCTGCATCCAGGCAATGCGTTTTGGGGATATTGAACCGACACCGGTTATATTTGGTCCTGCCACCGGTTGAGCATTCCACTGGCGCCAATTGCCTTAACTCAAAAAAAATGGCATTCCTGGTGGCATTTACCGCTGCGGTTGCGGCCAAAGAAGGACGCTTTCCTTCAAATAGCCGGTTAAGGTTGCATAGCCTTGTTTTATCAATCTTTTTTCGACTTTTACCCAAAACCTCAGCCCACTGTTCCGGCTGGTAATTGTTCTTGGCTTGATTGCAGGTCCTACAACCGATAACCAAATTTTTAATACGATCTGTGCCATTGGGACCCTTTGCAGGATTCTTTGGTACAAAATGCTCAATCTCAAGAACCGGATCTTTGCTTAAACCGTCACAATAAACACATTTGCGGCCATATCGTTCAAGTAGATATTCTCTAACCTCATATCCAAATAAAGTTCCTTGCTGATACTCGACACCTGAAATCTCCGGATTTTGAAGCTTCTGAATATCAAACCTCACCCGTTCCAAAACAATGCCGGAAACGGGGCAAATTTTTTGATATTTTTTTACCCAGGATGTGACATTATCCACCCGGGACCGCAGGCTTGGCGGGAGCCACTCTTTGGGCCGGGTTCTGTTATCGAACCGGGGCTTTCGGTACCACAAATTGTTAGACCTGCGTCTTCTCCGATAGTTCGCTCTTTGTCCCATTTTCTTACGAACGGCATATCCTCTATGGGTTAATTCGGAAAGATGAAGGATGTGATTTACCTTTACATTCTGTTCAACCCGTACAACTGCCATGCCGGTTGTATTGGCCCCGGGATCAATTTTAACATGAACAGGCTGGACATCACTCTCCTCCCGGATTCTATCAATGAGCCTGATGGTAAATGGGAATTGCTGATGAACCCTTGCACTGTCTTTAGCCAAAAGTTTTCTTGCTCTGGCCGGATGACACGGCATTAAAGGTTTACCTCTCTTGTCTAATACAAAAACACGGCTTACGCCGTTCTCAGCTGATGCTGGTGACGGTTCTGTCTTGGCATTGGCAGAACTCTCCCCTCGGGACTGTTGCATAGCGGCTCTATTCCCGGATCCGTTTCGTCCGGCCCCTCGGTTGTCTGCAACCCGGGATTCAAGCGGACGGGACTGAGGAAGCATCCCGTCGTCGGTGTTTAGCGCTCTATACAACTTCTAATATTCTCCTTTAAATAACTTTGCCAATAGTTGAAAATATTTCCCTGGTCAACCGATCCCTGACGAGCGAAACTCGGTTTCAAGCCCCGTCCTTCAGGGCGGGGTGGTTGACATATCTGCCTTTCATAAAATGGTTGGCAAGTTGAGTCGGCTCATGAATTTATATCTGGTTTTTAATGGTCTGGGTAAAGGCAAACCGATCCGTGCGGCAGAACAGAACCGAATAAACAGCGCCGGGCGCTTTGGGAAAATTTAACAGCCGCCGGACCACCAGAATGGGATCTAAAGGCGACATGCCCAAAAGGGATGCCCGTTGTTCATTCAAGGTTTCCACCTGGAACTGCTGGTTGCCGTCGGAGGGTGTAAGGTAAAACCGCTCGGACACCACCCGGGACAAGGATTTATCCCCAAGATCCATATCGTCAATACCCGCAAACAGATCCGGATCCAGAAAAATATCCTCCAGCAATACGGGTTCATCCCGGGCCACGGTCAAACGGGACATAACAAAAGCGGGTTTACCATGAAACGGATTTGCCACATCGCCTGTAACAACTTTTTTTTTCAACGGCACAATCACTCTTTTTTGGGTGGGAACCCCCTTTGTCGAAAATGCCTGGGAGGTCCCGGCAAGGGAGAACAGATCAATTTGCGGCGAAGGTTCCTTCACAAAAGTTCCGGATCCCCGCTTTCTTTGGATCAGGCCCCGTTGCACCAAAATATCCATGGCCTGGCGCACGGTGGGACGGCCCACCCCATATGATTTTGCCAATTCCGTTTCAGACGGAATCATATGCCCGGGCGAGTAAACGCCCTCCCGGATACGAGACTGGAGCTGCTCACAAATTTGGTGATACAAGGGTATGGGGGAGTCAGGATTCAGCATAGCCTGTCTTATCTCTAAACTTGCAGCCGCCCGGAAATTGCATCTTACCCGTTATACGGCGAGCTGCTAAATTAATAATACCAAAATCATAAATGATAATATGTTAAGTTGTCAAGACATATTTACAATACAAATATACTTTGCAATACGTAACGGTACAGCAAGTTTAGGAATGGGACCGAAATAACTTGACCTGGGATATATCAAAATGGGCAAGTTATTTAAAATCCGTTCCTTAGTGGTCCGGGTTATCCACACCCTATATCACAGACGGGTAACTGCAGACATTTTTTCAATGGTTTGATTAGCCACCTTGAAGCCCAAATCGGTGAGTACTAAAAAAAAAAGACCGAGTCGAATACTGCATGCGCCCAATGAACCGGGTCATTCCGGGGTTCAAATATCTTCTTCGGGTACTGCGGAATTACAAACTCATTTTTCGTTTCCAGGTGGGGGCGTCTTTGTATAAAGCACAAGCATCAGTCCCACGAATCCGAAAACAAGGAAGTTCAATAGTGTATCAATAACGGAAGGGTCCATAAGTTCATTCCTTTTCCGCCTTGAGGGCCACTAACAGGCACACCATCATGAGGGTAATGATAAAAACGAACGGGTTGGCACTGAGGGCGATGATGGCCCGCACGGCATCGACGCTGTCAGTGATGATCATCACCAGCCCCAGCGCACCCAGGATCATCCCCCAGACCACCTTGAGGCGGGTGGGCGGATTCTCGTCGCCTCCGGCAGTGAACATGGCCAGGACAAAGGCGGCGCTCACCACGCTGGTGACGATGAAAAGAAACGCCGCAATAATTGTGGCCACAATAGTGAGCTGATGCAGGGGAAGGGTTTCCAGCAGGGCAAAGGTGGCGGCGTTGATGTCTGTCGATGCAACAGTATGGTCATAATGGCGTGAGTCCGCTCTGTACCTGGAATACCCCCCATGGCAATGGAGCCCGACAGGCCGATGGCGATGGCATACAGCGCCATGACATCCACCCACCAACCGGTCACCCGGGCAACCGGCCCCCTGCCGAACACCGTGTAAATGGGTGCGGATATGGTCTTGGGGCGTCCCAGGCGAAAACCAAAATAAGCGATCACCAGCCCCCCGACACCGTATATGGCCCATGCATGAAGCCCCCAGTGGAATCTGGTCAGGCTGAGAGCCTGTCCCATGGCAACATTGGATTTGTTGAATTTACTGATGAATTCGTAATGGAGGGTGGGCTCGGCAACGCCGTAGAACAGGAGCCCCACGCCCATACCGGCGGCAAACATCATGTTCAGCCAGGTGAACGTGGTGAACTCCGGACGGTCGTCATCACGGCCCAGTCGAATGCCCCCATACCGCGAAAGCGCCAGCCCGAAGCAGGAAAAAAGCAGAAAGCTCACAGTCAGCATCACGAACCAGCCGCGGCTTTTCAACAGGACGGAAACGGTGTCGTTGGCGAACATAGCAAGGCTGGGAGTGTCCGCCATCCCCCAGACGACGACCACGGCGGTCATCCCCATTGCGGTCATGAAAACAGAATTACGAAACAGGTCGGTTCCCCCATTACAGATTCAAGGAACCAGAACCCGTTCCAGCCGCTCCACCATGAAATCCATCTCCTCGTCATTGATGATCAGGGGCGGAGAAATACGAATGGTGTGGCCGTGGCTATCATTGACAACGAGTCTTTCCTTCATCAGTTTGCGGCAAAACTCCATGGCATTGTTGTCTTTAAGTTCAATACCGATGAAAAGACCCAGGCCCCGGACCTCCTTGACATAGGGAGAGCGTTTGCCAATCTCTTCAATGCGTTTTTTTAAACGTACGCCCTTTTCAGCGGACTGTTCATCCAACTTTTCCTCCTGGAACACCTTCAGGGCGGCGATACCGGCCACACAGGCCAAGGGATAGCCACCGAATGTGGAACCGTCAGACCCCTTGGAAAAAATCATATCCATGAGTTTAGCGTTGGTCATGAACACGGATAAAGGAAGCAGTCCGCCGGAAAGGGCCTTGCCCAAAATTACGCCGTCGGGCACAATGCCTTCATACTCAAAGCAGAACCGCTTGCCGGCACGGCCCAAGCCCACCTGGATTTCATCACAAACCAGGAACAAGTCTTTTTCGTCGGCCAGCTCCCTCAATCCTTTGAGGAAACCTTTAGGCGGAATATTCATACCGCCTTCTCCCTGCAGCGGTTCCACAAGAATACCGCAGGTGTTGGGGGTAACCGCTTTTTTTGTGGCTTCCAGATCCCCAAAGGGCACAGAGACAAAACCCGGTGTTAAAGGCCCGAACCCTTCCTTGTATTTTTTGTTGGAGGAAAAGGAGACCACGGAAATAGTACGGCCATGAAAATTGCGGTCAAATACAATGATTTCCTGCTTGCCGTCTTCGATTCCCTTTTGTTTAAACCCATAGTAGCGGATGGCTTTTATTGCCGTTTCAACGGACTCTACGCCACCGTTTTTGGTCAGAACCTTGTTACCGTGCGAACCGAATCTAGGGGCAAGTTGGGGGGCAAATGCCGCACATTCGGAAAGAAAAAGTCCTAAAGGGTCAGTGAATACCACGTTGGAGAGAACCGATGCATAATTACCGGTGAGTGCGTTGAGCAGGGCATTGGTGATGGTGGGATGATGGTGCCCCGTATTGGCAGCCGAGTAGGCGGCCAGACCGTCCAGGTATTTGTTTCCTTTATTGTCGGTGAGCCAGCAGCCTTTCGCGCATCTGACCACCAGGTTTATCCTGTTATAGTGATGGGCGCCAAAATTGTCTTCCAGATTAAATATTGAATCGTCGGATTCCGTGGAAAACCCGTTGTAATTATGTATTTTCCTCATACTTGTCATGGGAAGCTCTCCCTGCAGTAAAAAATAATACTATCTAACTGAAACGGTAAATGTATGAACCCCCTCAATATTTGTTTGGGGTGCAAATTTTAAAACTTCTCGTGTTGTACGATTTTTAAGAAGCTGACGAATTCTTATTTTAGGAACACTAAGTCTGGCGTCGTCTATTTTTGTCATTTTAATGCTAATTTCGTTTTTGTCCTTGCAAAGGCCACCGATAACTACCCCGGACCAACTCGCTGTAACGGGCTTCTGAGGGACACCGTTAACCATAATTTGAGCCTGGTAACCGTAGCTGAAGATATCAAGCAGAGCTGTTGAATACGGCGTTTGAACCAAGGCTGGTGGGGGTTTTACCTTCCCGTCCATAGCACAAGCCGGTCGCAGGTCGGACATATAAAATTGTGTTTTATAGCCGTCATCCCGATACATTGGCTTGTCGCAATTCATGGTGGCTTCCACTTTCCATCCCGATTCCTTGACAAATTTAATGGCGCTGAAAGTTACAGTGGGGTTTCCATCGGCGTCTTTTTTTCCTGAATCTCTGACATATACAAGACCTGCATTTTCTCCTTTTTCAAGCAGCCTGGCAAATTCCATTTCAGATATATCAGGGCCGTATTTTGCAAAACTTTTTATGATATCAGGTGTTAACGACCGCTGTGCCGAAACGAGTTTGTTTTTCAAGGTACAAAGGCTGTAAGAAGACATTGTTTTTTGAAGTTCCGACTCATTTCCTGACCTGCTGGCCTGAAGATGGGCATGCCAAGCATTTTCCAAATCATACCGCAAAGACGTGGCAAAAGAGCAGTCAGGAGCTATAACCAAAAAGCTTGCAAAAATTACCAAAAGAAGCGTATTTATTCGTAACGCCATGTTTTAAATCCTCCATTTACATGTAAATAAGTCACTCGACTATCAAGTTTTTTCTTCAACTTTGTAACCATATAATTTGGAAACGACCGTTTTCGTAAGTCAAATATATTTCCCAAAAAATATGATAAATTGATATTATTTCGTTTTAAAATCATGCCAAGGCAGCATACTTTATTAGTATGCTTTGCAGCAATGATAAGTAATATTCGTGTATTATAAAAAAAGTTGATAGTCGAGTCAACAGGTGCAAAATACCGGCATCTGCTTTTTCATGCTTTTATCCTGCACAATCTCTTCAGTTAGGCTATAAAATAGAGATAACCTTTTTGTCAACCTAAGTATAAAATATTAGCCGAAAGATCCCTAATGTTGGGCTTGATTCTATTGCAGGCCATTTTTCGTAGGGGCAATCCCTCTGTGGTTGCCCTCGTTAGGGGCTTGGGGAAAATAAATGCTACAGATTTTGCGCCGAATTTTTATTCGTATTCAAGGCGTGACTTAGGGAGCATATTGGAATATGTGCCCTAAGTCGCAACGAAGAATACGGATAAAAAGACAAGCAAAATGTAGGATTTATTTTTTCCGAGCCCCTTAGGGCAGGCACGGTGGC comes from uncultured Desulfobacter sp. and encodes:
- a CDS encoding GntR family transcriptional regulator; this translates as MLNPDSPIPLYHQICEQLQSRIREGVYSPGHMIPSETELAKSYGVGRPTVRQAMDILVQRGLIQRKRGSGTFVKEPSPQIDLFSLAGTSQAFSTKGVPTQKRVIVPLKKKVVTGDVANPFHGKPAFVMSRLTVARDEPVLLEDIFLDPDLFAGIDDMDLGDKSLSRVVSERFYLTPSDGNQQFQVETLNEQRASLLGMSPLDPILVVRRLLNFPKAPGAVYSVLFCRTDRFAFTQTIKNQI
- the trpB gene encoding tryptophan synthase subunit beta; this translates as MKKRGYYGPFGGAFLPEILVATFEELNAQFRQAKEDKHFWEEYETLMATYSCRPTPLTYAENLTRHFGGAKIYIKREDLNHTGAHKANNVMGQGLLVKRMGKKRVIAETGAGQHGVATATMAAKFGFDCTIYMGEVDVLRQRPNVFWMEQLGATVVPVTDGTRILKDAINEAFRDWVTNMDTTHYVLGTACGPHPFPEMVSWFQSIIGKEARAQIMKAEGRLPTKVFACVGGGSNAMGLFQGFMDDPVELVGVEAGGEGIASGRHASRLCSEDASFGIAQGYKTYFLQNSDGQMKETHSISAGLDYVGVSPILANMHDQGKARFEYATDTEVVDALKLTMRMEGIIPALESCHAFAGAFKEVASMSTDDIIIINQSGRGDKDIFTVADAIGDPKWKEFICSKAGEYQND
- the iscB gene encoding RNA-guided endonuclease IscB, giving the protein MYRALNTDDGMLPQSRPLESRVADNRGAGRNGSGNRAAMQQSRGESSANAKTEPSPASAENGVSRVFVLDKRGKPLMPCHPARARKLLAKDSARVHQQFPFTIRLIDRIREESDVQPVHVKIDPGANTTGMAVVRVEQNVKVNHILHLSELTHRGYAVRKKMGQRANYRRRRRSNNLWYRKPRFDNRTRPKEWLPPSLRSRVDNVTSWVKKYQKICPVSGIVLERVRFDIQKLQNPEISGVEYQQGTLFGYEVREYLLERYGRKCVYCDGLSKDPVLEIEHFVPKNPAKGPNGTDRIKNLVIGCRTCNQAKNNYQPEQWAEVLGKSRKKIDKTRLCNLNRLFEGKRPSLAATAAVNATRNAIFFELRQLAPVECSTGGRTKYNRCRFNIPKTHCLDAACTGKTYAVTGWKQSVLLIKAMGRGSYQRTRVNAAGLPRGYLMRKKAVHDFATGDIVKADVPKGKKQGSYIGRVAVRKTGSFNIQTKTGTAQGISWRYCQIISRQNGYNLAIQNSSPT
- a CDS encoding Lrp/AsnC family transcriptional regulator, whose product is MTTSLTDLEKKVISLLQTDIPVCKRPYLVMAEQIGISEEKFLEILSGLNDKNMIRRFGATLKHQKSGFKANAMVAWKVPEERVEEVGSIMASFREVTHCYRRNPAPGWDKNLYTMVHGASEDECFAIAAKLSESTGEKNYHLLFSRRELKKTSMQYFEN
- a CDS encoding radical SAM protein; translation: MKTDPPHILCVNPWVHDFAAFDFWARPLGLFTIAAILRQNRVRVSFLDCMNRFHPRKTNHVKVYWDGRGPFDKTPIPLPQELNAHLGHISKKFTRYGALKEWIEQDLMAMDRPDLILVTSLMTYWATGVAETIALIKNIFPGVPVVLGGIYASLCETHARKYSGADHVVTGPAEPILSDLVETYTGFTLNHIPDPADLDTTPFAALDLQDTMAYAPILTSRGCPFSCEYCASSFLEPRFRRRSPEHVFQEICHWHNNFQVKNFAFYDDALLIQPEKYAFPLLERIIDAKMDIFFHTPNAVHIKEISAKAADLMFKANFKTIRLGLETADFSSHRHDIKVKRNEFLMAVDHLRTAGFAKDQLGAYLLCGLPGQNLDEVEGSITLVKGLGLTPVLAYYTPIPHTPMWTDAVKNARFDIAAHPALTNNSLFPCVRSQQDLERISQLKKMVK
- a CDS encoding BCCT family transporter — translated: MTAMGMTAVVVVWGMADTPSLAMFANDTVSVLLKSRGWFVMLTVSFLLFSCFGLALSRYGGIRLGRDDDRPEFTTFTWLNMMFAAGMGVGLLFYGVAEPTLHYEFISKFNKSNVAMGQALSLTRFHWGLHAWAIYGVGGLVIAYFGFRLGRPKTISAPIYTVFGRGPVARVTGWWVDVMALYAIAIGLSGSIAMGGIPGTERTHAIMTILLHRQTSTPPPLPCWKPFPCISSLLWPQLLRRFFSSSPAW
- a CDS encoding BCCT family transporter, which gives rise to MNAATFALLETLPLHQLTIVATIIAAFLFIVTSVVSAAFVLAMFTAGGDENPPTRLKVVWGMILGALGLVMIITDSVDAVRAIIALSANPFVFIITLMMVCLLVALKAEKE
- the trpA gene encoding tryptophan synthase subunit alpha — its product is MTETKTQAPAPAFLETYIREQRKKKDILLMTHIVMGYPSFEASFEIVRQMVDAGVDLMELQIPFSEPMADGPVILKANQAALDSGATVEQCFDFAQKVSDSFDIPFLFMTYGNILYKYGMDAFAARMSEIGVKGAIVPDLPPEEANDYLSAMNKHDLSAVFIFSPETSDQRMKMIDTHATGFIYCLARKGVTGKETQFSSDMGSYLARCRKSTRLPTAVGFGVKEKADIDFLVGKADIAVVGSQTIREVEQKGVDATGPFIRSLTE
- the mtnA gene encoding S-methyl-5-thioribose-1-phosphate isomerase: MNVDGKQMRPIWFDNESKTVKVIDQRRLPHELIVQDLTTNDLVIHAIKDMYVRGAPLIGATGALGVYVILVQKDNQGADDTWFKRECARLRDARPTATNLAWGVDRVMEKALNASGYDARVTAALTEALGIVEEEAVNCQKIGEFGLSIIKEIAEKKNGQPVNILTHCNAGWLACIEYGTATAPMYTAFDAGIDIHVWVDETRPLNQGSRLTAWELGKHGIRHTVITDNAGGHLMQHGMVDLVLVGTDRTTRAGDVANKIGTYLKALAARDNHVPFYVALPSSTFDWTITDGVKDIPIEERDPDEIKYVQGFFDGKISSVLVPPENSPAANHAFDVTPARLVTGFITERGICGAGEDEIMALFPDKKIDTRSSSF
- a CDS encoding DUF1178 family protein — translated: MIVFDLECINGHVFEGWFDDRDDLNRQQEQGLLQCPVCDSFSVSPKLSAVAIRKSASPHPVASGRDMASQAQMDVMAELAEKMSRYVENNYEDVGSSFAKEALEMHYGAKAFKQIRGTTTKEEEKTLEKEGVPVLKIPDFKKDNEDLN